A portion of the Symphalangus syndactylus isolate Jambi chromosome 13, NHGRI_mSymSyn1-v2.1_pri, whole genome shotgun sequence genome contains these proteins:
- the ZNF579 gene encoding zinc finger protein 579 isoform X3, with protein MDPQPPPPAQGSPPHRGRGRGRGRGRGRGRGRGRGGAGAPRAPLPCPTCGRLFRFPYYLSRHRLSHSGLRPHACPLCPKAFRRPAHLSRHLRGHGPQPPLRCAACPRTFPEPAQLRRHLAQEHAGGEVELAIERVAKETAEPSWGPQDGGSEQPTTAAAGATEEEAAAAWPETWPAGEPATLAAPTSAAEPRESESEEAEAGAAELRAELALAAGRQEEKQVLLQADWTLLCLRCREAFATKGELKAHPCLRPEGEQEGEGGPPPRPKRHQCSICLKAFARPWSLSRHRLVHSTDRPFVCPDCGLAFRLASYLRQHRRVHGPLSLLAPLPAAGKKDDKASGARNSARGPEGGEAAECGGASEGGEGGQNGGDAAPARAPAGEPRFWCPECGKGFRRRAHLRQHGVTHSGARPFQCVRCQREFKRLADLARHAQVHAGGPAPHPCPRCPRRFSRAYSLLRHQRCHRAELERAAALQALQAQAPTSPPPPLPPLKAEQEEEGLPLSLANIKEEPPSPGTPPQSPPAPPVFLSASCFDSQDHSAFEMEEEEAGRLGKKGGGQLARGMETGGDAPACLSPVTHTGHHHLFGTARPWGSPVSKEKFP; from the exons ATGGATCCGCAGCCTCCTCCACCCGCCCAGGGCAGCCCACCTCACCGTGGCCGAGGCCGGGGCCGTGGCCGAGGCCGTGGTCGAGGCCGTGGCCGTGGCAGGGGGGGCGCTGGAGCCCCTAGGgcgcccctgccctgccccacctgcGGCCGCCTCTTCCGTTTCCCCTACTACCTCTCCCGGCACCGGCTGAGCCACTCGGGGCTCCGGCCCCACGCCTGCCCGCTGTGCCCCAAGGCCTTCCGCCGGCCGGCCCACCTCTCCCGCCACCTGCGCGGCCACGGGCCCCAGCCCCCGCTGCGCTGCGCCGCCTGCCCCCGCACCTTCCCGGAACCCGCCCAGCTCAGGCGCCACCTGGCTCAGGAGCACGCGGGCGGCGAGGTCGAGCTGGCCATCGAGAGGGTGGCCAAGGAGACGGCCGAGCCCAGCTGGGGCCCGCAGGACGGGGGCTCGGAGCAGCCCACCACGGCTGCGGCGGGGGCCACGGAGGAGGAGGCGGCCGCAGCGTGGCCTGAGACGTGGCCTGCGGGGGAGCCGGCCACACTGGCTGCGCCCACCAGCGCCGCGGAGCCCCGGGAGTCGGAGTCCGAGGAGGCCGAGGCCGGGGCAGCAGAGCTGAGGGCCGAGCTGGCGCTGGCGGCCGGGCGGCAGGAGGAGAAACAGGTCCTGCTCCAGGCAGACTGGACGCTGCTGTGCCTGCGCTGCCGCGAAGCCTTCGCCACCAAGGGCGAGCTCAAGGCGCACCCGTGTCTGCGCCCCGAGGGCGAACAGGAGGGTGAAGGGGGGCCCCCGCCACGCCCCAAGCGACACCAGTGCTCCATCTGCCTCAAGGCCTTCGCCAGGCCCTGGTCCCTGTCGCGCCACCGGCTGGTCCACTCCACCGACCGCCCTTTCGTGTGTCCAGACTGCGGCCTGGCCTTCCGCCTCGCCTCCTACCTCCGCCAGCACCGCCGCGTCCACGGCCCCCTCAGCCTGCTGGCCCCGCTGCCCGCGGCGGGCAAGAAGGACGACAAGGCCTCGGGTGCACGGAACTCAGCCAGGGGGCCGGAGGGGGGCGAGGCGGCGGAGTGCGGGGGTGCCTCGGAAGGGGGAGAAGGCGGGCAGAACGGAGGCGACGCCGCCCCGGCTCGGGCCCCCGCCGGGGAGCCCCGCTTCTGGTGCCCAGAGTGCGGCAAAGGTTTCAGGCGCCGGGCGCACCTGCGGCAGCACGGGGTGACCCACTCGGGAGCGCGCCCCTTCCAGTGCGTGCGCTGCCAGCGGGAGTTCAAGCGCCTGGCCGACCTGGCGCGCCACGCACAGGTGCACGCGGGGGGCCCAGCCCCGCACCCGTGCCCCCGCTGCCCGCGCCGCTTCTCGCGCGCCTACAGCCTCCTGCGCCACCAGCGCTGCCACCGCGCAGAGCTGGAAAGGGCCGCCGCGCTGCAGGCACTGCAGGCCCAGGCCCCGACGTCGCCGCCACCGCCCCTGCCGCCCCTGAAGGCcgagcaggaggaagaagggcTCCCGCTCTCCCTCGCAAACATTAAGGAAGAGCCGCCCTCTCCGGGGACCCCACCCCAGTCCCCGCCGGCTCCCCCTGTCTTCCTCAGCGCCTCCTGTTTCGACAGCCAAGACCACTCAGCCTTCgagatggaggaggaagag GCAGGACGACTTGGAAAAAAAGGCGGCGGACAGTTGGCCAGAGGGATGGAGACTGGTGGGGACGCCCCCGCCTGCCTGTCCCCCGTTACACACACTGGACACCATCACCTCTTTGGAACTGCCAGACCCTGGGGGTCCCCAGTGAGCAAAG aaaagttTCCATAA
- the ZNF579 gene encoding zinc finger protein 579 isoform X1, whose translation MDPQPPPPAQGSPPHRGRGRGRGRGRGRGRGRGRGGAGAPRAPLPCPTCGRLFRFPYYLSRHRLSHSGLRPHACPLCPKAFRRPAHLSRHLRGHGPQPPLRCAACPRTFPEPAQLRRHLAQEHAGGEVELAIERVAKETAEPSWGPQDGGSEQPTTAAAGATEEEAAAAWPETWPAGEPATLAAPTSAAEPRESESEEAEAGAAELRAELALAAGRQEEKQVLLQADWTLLCLRCREAFATKGELKAHPCLRPEGEQEGEGGPPPRPKRHQCSICLKAFARPWSLSRHRLVHSTDRPFVCPDCGLAFRLASYLRQHRRVHGPLSLLAPLPAAGKKDDKASGARNSARGPEGGEAAECGGASEGGEGGQNGGDAAPARAPAGEPRFWCPECGKGFRRRAHLRQHGVTHSGARPFQCVRCQREFKRLADLARHAQVHAGGPAPHPCPRCPRRFSRAYSLLRHQRCHRAELERAAALQALQAQAPTSPPPPLPPLKAEQEEEGLPLSLANIKEEPPSPGTPPQSPPAPPVFLSASCFDSQDHSAFEMEEEEAGRLGKKGGGQLARGMETGGDAPACLSPVTHTGHHHLFGTARPWGSPVSKGGTQLHQKICGPQPSKKPVKAGLRRNRNVRR comes from the exons ATGGATCCGCAGCCTCCTCCACCCGCCCAGGGCAGCCCACCTCACCGTGGCCGAGGCCGGGGCCGTGGCCGAGGCCGTGGTCGAGGCCGTGGCCGTGGCAGGGGGGGCGCTGGAGCCCCTAGGgcgcccctgccctgccccacctgcGGCCGCCTCTTCCGTTTCCCCTACTACCTCTCCCGGCACCGGCTGAGCCACTCGGGGCTCCGGCCCCACGCCTGCCCGCTGTGCCCCAAGGCCTTCCGCCGGCCGGCCCACCTCTCCCGCCACCTGCGCGGCCACGGGCCCCAGCCCCCGCTGCGCTGCGCCGCCTGCCCCCGCACCTTCCCGGAACCCGCCCAGCTCAGGCGCCACCTGGCTCAGGAGCACGCGGGCGGCGAGGTCGAGCTGGCCATCGAGAGGGTGGCCAAGGAGACGGCCGAGCCCAGCTGGGGCCCGCAGGACGGGGGCTCGGAGCAGCCCACCACGGCTGCGGCGGGGGCCACGGAGGAGGAGGCGGCCGCAGCGTGGCCTGAGACGTGGCCTGCGGGGGAGCCGGCCACACTGGCTGCGCCCACCAGCGCCGCGGAGCCCCGGGAGTCGGAGTCCGAGGAGGCCGAGGCCGGGGCAGCAGAGCTGAGGGCCGAGCTGGCGCTGGCGGCCGGGCGGCAGGAGGAGAAACAGGTCCTGCTCCAGGCAGACTGGACGCTGCTGTGCCTGCGCTGCCGCGAAGCCTTCGCCACCAAGGGCGAGCTCAAGGCGCACCCGTGTCTGCGCCCCGAGGGCGAACAGGAGGGTGAAGGGGGGCCCCCGCCACGCCCCAAGCGACACCAGTGCTCCATCTGCCTCAAGGCCTTCGCCAGGCCCTGGTCCCTGTCGCGCCACCGGCTGGTCCACTCCACCGACCGCCCTTTCGTGTGTCCAGACTGCGGCCTGGCCTTCCGCCTCGCCTCCTACCTCCGCCAGCACCGCCGCGTCCACGGCCCCCTCAGCCTGCTGGCCCCGCTGCCCGCGGCGGGCAAGAAGGACGACAAGGCCTCGGGTGCACGGAACTCAGCCAGGGGGCCGGAGGGGGGCGAGGCGGCGGAGTGCGGGGGTGCCTCGGAAGGGGGAGAAGGCGGGCAGAACGGAGGCGACGCCGCCCCGGCTCGGGCCCCCGCCGGGGAGCCCCGCTTCTGGTGCCCAGAGTGCGGCAAAGGTTTCAGGCGCCGGGCGCACCTGCGGCAGCACGGGGTGACCCACTCGGGAGCGCGCCCCTTCCAGTGCGTGCGCTGCCAGCGGGAGTTCAAGCGCCTGGCCGACCTGGCGCGCCACGCACAGGTGCACGCGGGGGGCCCAGCCCCGCACCCGTGCCCCCGCTGCCCGCGCCGCTTCTCGCGCGCCTACAGCCTCCTGCGCCACCAGCGCTGCCACCGCGCAGAGCTGGAAAGGGCCGCCGCGCTGCAGGCACTGCAGGCCCAGGCCCCGACGTCGCCGCCACCGCCCCTGCCGCCCCTGAAGGCcgagcaggaggaagaagggcTCCCGCTCTCCCTCGCAAACATTAAGGAAGAGCCGCCCTCTCCGGGGACCCCACCCCAGTCCCCGCCGGCTCCCCCTGTCTTCCTCAGCGCCTCCTGTTTCGACAGCCAAGACCACTCAGCCTTCgagatggaggaggaagag GCAGGACGACTTGGAAAAAAAGGCGGCGGACAGTTGGCCAGAGGGATGGAGACTGGTGGGGACGCCCCCGCCTGCCTGTCCCCCGTTACACACACTGGACACCATCACCTCTTTGGAACTGCCAGACCCTGGGGGTCCCCAGTGAGCAAAG GAGGGACACAGCTGCATCAGAAAATATGTGGCCCTCAACCAAGCAAGAAGCCGGTGAAGGCGGGGTTGAGAAGAAACAGGAATGTGAGAAGATAG
- the ZNF579 gene encoding zinc finger protein 579 isoform X2, protein MDPQPPPPAQGSPPHRGRGRGRGRGRGRGRGRGRGGAGAPRAPLPCPTCGRLFRFPYYLSRHRLSHSGLRPHACPLCPKAFRRPAHLSRHLRGHGPQPPLRCAACPRTFPEPAQLRRHLAQEHAGGEVELAIERVAKETAEPSWGPQDGGSEQPTTAAAGATEEEAAAAWPETWPAGEPATLAAPTSAAEPRESESEEAEAGAAELRAELALAAGRQEEKQVLLQADWTLLCLRCREAFATKGELKAHPCLRPEGEQEGEGGPPPRPKRHQCSICLKAFARPWSLSRHRLVHSTDRPFVCPDCGLAFRLASYLRQHRRVHGPLSLLAPLPAAGKKDDKASGARNSARGPEGGEAAECGGASEGGEGGQNGGDAAPARAPAGEPRFWCPECGKGFRRRAHLRQHGVTHSGARPFQCVRCQREFKRLADLARHAQVHAGGPAPHPCPRCPRRFSRAYSLLRHQRCHRAELERAAALQALQAQAPTSPPPPLPPLKAEQEEEGLPLSLANIKEEPPSPGTPPQSPPAPPVFLSASCFDSQDHSAFEMEEEEAGRLGKKGGGQLARGMETGGDAPACLSPVTHTGHHHLFGTARPWGSPVSKEQEGHSCIRKYVALNQARSR, encoded by the exons ATGGATCCGCAGCCTCCTCCACCCGCCCAGGGCAGCCCACCTCACCGTGGCCGAGGCCGGGGCCGTGGCCGAGGCCGTGGTCGAGGCCGTGGCCGTGGCAGGGGGGGCGCTGGAGCCCCTAGGgcgcccctgccctgccccacctgcGGCCGCCTCTTCCGTTTCCCCTACTACCTCTCCCGGCACCGGCTGAGCCACTCGGGGCTCCGGCCCCACGCCTGCCCGCTGTGCCCCAAGGCCTTCCGCCGGCCGGCCCACCTCTCCCGCCACCTGCGCGGCCACGGGCCCCAGCCCCCGCTGCGCTGCGCCGCCTGCCCCCGCACCTTCCCGGAACCCGCCCAGCTCAGGCGCCACCTGGCTCAGGAGCACGCGGGCGGCGAGGTCGAGCTGGCCATCGAGAGGGTGGCCAAGGAGACGGCCGAGCCCAGCTGGGGCCCGCAGGACGGGGGCTCGGAGCAGCCCACCACGGCTGCGGCGGGGGCCACGGAGGAGGAGGCGGCCGCAGCGTGGCCTGAGACGTGGCCTGCGGGGGAGCCGGCCACACTGGCTGCGCCCACCAGCGCCGCGGAGCCCCGGGAGTCGGAGTCCGAGGAGGCCGAGGCCGGGGCAGCAGAGCTGAGGGCCGAGCTGGCGCTGGCGGCCGGGCGGCAGGAGGAGAAACAGGTCCTGCTCCAGGCAGACTGGACGCTGCTGTGCCTGCGCTGCCGCGAAGCCTTCGCCACCAAGGGCGAGCTCAAGGCGCACCCGTGTCTGCGCCCCGAGGGCGAACAGGAGGGTGAAGGGGGGCCCCCGCCACGCCCCAAGCGACACCAGTGCTCCATCTGCCTCAAGGCCTTCGCCAGGCCCTGGTCCCTGTCGCGCCACCGGCTGGTCCACTCCACCGACCGCCCTTTCGTGTGTCCAGACTGCGGCCTGGCCTTCCGCCTCGCCTCCTACCTCCGCCAGCACCGCCGCGTCCACGGCCCCCTCAGCCTGCTGGCCCCGCTGCCCGCGGCGGGCAAGAAGGACGACAAGGCCTCGGGTGCACGGAACTCAGCCAGGGGGCCGGAGGGGGGCGAGGCGGCGGAGTGCGGGGGTGCCTCGGAAGGGGGAGAAGGCGGGCAGAACGGAGGCGACGCCGCCCCGGCTCGGGCCCCCGCCGGGGAGCCCCGCTTCTGGTGCCCAGAGTGCGGCAAAGGTTTCAGGCGCCGGGCGCACCTGCGGCAGCACGGGGTGACCCACTCGGGAGCGCGCCCCTTCCAGTGCGTGCGCTGCCAGCGGGAGTTCAAGCGCCTGGCCGACCTGGCGCGCCACGCACAGGTGCACGCGGGGGGCCCAGCCCCGCACCCGTGCCCCCGCTGCCCGCGCCGCTTCTCGCGCGCCTACAGCCTCCTGCGCCACCAGCGCTGCCACCGCGCAGAGCTGGAAAGGGCCGCCGCGCTGCAGGCACTGCAGGCCCAGGCCCCGACGTCGCCGCCACCGCCCCTGCCGCCCCTGAAGGCcgagcaggaggaagaagggcTCCCGCTCTCCCTCGCAAACATTAAGGAAGAGCCGCCCTCTCCGGGGACCCCACCCCAGTCCCCGCCGGCTCCCCCTGTCTTCCTCAGCGCCTCCTGTTTCGACAGCCAAGACCACTCAGCCTTCgagatggaggaggaagag GCAGGACGACTTGGAAAAAAAGGCGGCGGACAGTTGGCCAGAGGGATGGAGACTGGTGGGGACGCCCCCGCCTGCCTGTCCCCCGTTACACACACTGGACACCATCACCTCTTTGGAACTGCCAGACCCTGGGGGTCCCCAGTGAGCAAAG AGCAGGAGGGACACAGCTGCATCAGAAAATATGTGGCCCTCAACCAAGCAAGAAGCCGGTGA
- the ZNF579 gene encoding zinc finger protein 579 isoform X4 codes for MDPQPPPPAQGSPPHRGRGRGRGRGRGRGRGRGRGGAGAPRAPLPCPTCGRLFRFPYYLSRHRLSHSGLRPHACPLCPKAFRRPAHLSRHLRGHGPQPPLRCAACPRTFPEPAQLRRHLAQEHAGGEVELAIERVAKETAEPSWGPQDGGSEQPTTAAAGATEEEAAAAWPETWPAGEPATLAAPTSAAEPRESESEEAEAGAAELRAELALAAGRQEEKQVLLQADWTLLCLRCREAFATKGELKAHPCLRPEGEQEGEGGPPPRPKRHQCSICLKAFARPWSLSRHRLVHSTDRPFVCPDCGLAFRLASYLRQHRRVHGPLSLLAPLPAAGKKDDKASGARNSARGPEGGEAAECGGASEGGEGGQNGGDAAPARAPAGEPRFWCPECGKGFRRRAHLRQHGVTHSGARPFQCVRCQREFKRLADLARHAQVHAGGPAPHPCPRCPRRFSRAYSLLRHQRCHRAELERAAALQALQAQAPTSPPPPLPPLKAEQEEEGLPLSLANIKEEPPSPGTPPQSPPAPPVFLSASCFDSQDHSAFEMEEEEVDSKAHLRGLGGLAS; via the coding sequence ATGGATCCGCAGCCTCCTCCACCCGCCCAGGGCAGCCCACCTCACCGTGGCCGAGGCCGGGGCCGTGGCCGAGGCCGTGGTCGAGGCCGTGGCCGTGGCAGGGGGGGCGCTGGAGCCCCTAGGgcgcccctgccctgccccacctgcGGCCGCCTCTTCCGTTTCCCCTACTACCTCTCCCGGCACCGGCTGAGCCACTCGGGGCTCCGGCCCCACGCCTGCCCGCTGTGCCCCAAGGCCTTCCGCCGGCCGGCCCACCTCTCCCGCCACCTGCGCGGCCACGGGCCCCAGCCCCCGCTGCGCTGCGCCGCCTGCCCCCGCACCTTCCCGGAACCCGCCCAGCTCAGGCGCCACCTGGCTCAGGAGCACGCGGGCGGCGAGGTCGAGCTGGCCATCGAGAGGGTGGCCAAGGAGACGGCCGAGCCCAGCTGGGGCCCGCAGGACGGGGGCTCGGAGCAGCCCACCACGGCTGCGGCGGGGGCCACGGAGGAGGAGGCGGCCGCAGCGTGGCCTGAGACGTGGCCTGCGGGGGAGCCGGCCACACTGGCTGCGCCCACCAGCGCCGCGGAGCCCCGGGAGTCGGAGTCCGAGGAGGCCGAGGCCGGGGCAGCAGAGCTGAGGGCCGAGCTGGCGCTGGCGGCCGGGCGGCAGGAGGAGAAACAGGTCCTGCTCCAGGCAGACTGGACGCTGCTGTGCCTGCGCTGCCGCGAAGCCTTCGCCACCAAGGGCGAGCTCAAGGCGCACCCGTGTCTGCGCCCCGAGGGCGAACAGGAGGGTGAAGGGGGGCCCCCGCCACGCCCCAAGCGACACCAGTGCTCCATCTGCCTCAAGGCCTTCGCCAGGCCCTGGTCCCTGTCGCGCCACCGGCTGGTCCACTCCACCGACCGCCCTTTCGTGTGTCCAGACTGCGGCCTGGCCTTCCGCCTCGCCTCCTACCTCCGCCAGCACCGCCGCGTCCACGGCCCCCTCAGCCTGCTGGCCCCGCTGCCCGCGGCGGGCAAGAAGGACGACAAGGCCTCGGGTGCACGGAACTCAGCCAGGGGGCCGGAGGGGGGCGAGGCGGCGGAGTGCGGGGGTGCCTCGGAAGGGGGAGAAGGCGGGCAGAACGGAGGCGACGCCGCCCCGGCTCGGGCCCCCGCCGGGGAGCCCCGCTTCTGGTGCCCAGAGTGCGGCAAAGGTTTCAGGCGCCGGGCGCACCTGCGGCAGCACGGGGTGACCCACTCGGGAGCGCGCCCCTTCCAGTGCGTGCGCTGCCAGCGGGAGTTCAAGCGCCTGGCCGACCTGGCGCGCCACGCACAGGTGCACGCGGGGGGCCCAGCCCCGCACCCGTGCCCCCGCTGCCCGCGCCGCTTCTCGCGCGCCTACAGCCTCCTGCGCCACCAGCGCTGCCACCGCGCAGAGCTGGAAAGGGCCGCCGCGCTGCAGGCACTGCAGGCCCAGGCCCCGACGTCGCCGCCACCGCCCCTGCCGCCCCTGAAGGCcgagcaggaggaagaagggcTCCCGCTCTCCCTCGCAAACATTAAGGAAGAGCCGCCCTCTCCGGGGACCCCACCCCAGTCCCCGCCGGCTCCCCCTGTCTTCCTCAGCGCCTCCTGTTTCGACAGCCAAGACCACTCAGCCTTCgagatggaggaggaagaggtagaCAGCAAGGCTCACCTGCGCGGGCTGGGGGGCCTGGCCTCCTGA